Proteins from a genomic interval of Rosa chinensis cultivar Old Blush chromosome 2, RchiOBHm-V2, whole genome shotgun sequence:
- the LOC112183977 gene encoding uncharacterized protein LOC112183977: MNGECVICSLEDVNAVKPGKCYECSSDEFKVFGWSSWSCIRDSKEEALTYLLGSIELFPSFVPTGLLHSQKVPRNSHPCSILLLSRNDRSFSWLRRSLPMLGFHR; encoded by the exons ATGAATGGAGAG TGTGTAATTTGTTCTTTAGAGGATGTGAATGCTGTAAAGCCTGGAAAG TGTTATGAGTGTTCATCTGACGAGTTCAAAGTCTTTGGTTGGAGTAGCTGGAGTTGCATAAgagattcaaaagaagaag CTTTGACATATCTTTTGGGATCGATCGAGCTTTTTCCATCCTTCGTGCCAACTGGTCTACTTCATTCGCAAAAG GTGCCAAGGAACTCACATCCTTGCTCCATTTTGTTGTTGTCGCGTAATGATCGAAG CTTTTCGTGGCTTCGTCGATCACTGCCTATGCTTGGCTTTCATCGGTGA